One Heptranchias perlo isolate sHepPer1 chromosome 2, sHepPer1.hap1, whole genome shotgun sequence DNA segment encodes these proteins:
- the gjd4 gene encoding gap junction Cx32.7 protein: MGRLDNLGLVTFTLNYNLTIVGKIWITVMVLLRLLVIIGVGYPLYQDEQSKFICDTMQPGCSNMCYDVFSPISHCRFWFVQAISLCLPLVVYVMYVAHRVPMQNAKENSQQHPQNLIKTSSVTKLQEVPGGRTSLTGKSYETDLHLEDSYGETKAVNEDLTIRQRILNFSGAYVLQLLLRTLLEAGFGVGQYYLFGLFVPNKFVCSSYPCANRVTCYPSRPTEKMLLVNFMLGVTGFSFLLNFVDLIYVIKKASKQSKKNKLLMKNFYQEEPFHDIPSDTHVLPEHKVVQEYGMHVRERRESGTSTGSEASSKIQQQEGTVIRSEILSENMALSNTNSNNTHLTMVTSSPVSMEGSADKDGSKLVLCECEKGTTAHSFNRYTAALPDQQGSRLRQHTLQKPFESPSINSQLIEEYRLVYMQAKDMQSNSSTGSRRKKSEWV; this comes from the coding sequence GGAAGATCTGGATAACAGTAATGGTATTGCTTAGGCTACTTGTGATCATTGGTGTTGGCTATCCTCTGTACCAGGACGAACAATCAAAATTCATTTGTGACACCATGCAACCAGGATGCTCCAACATGTGCTATGAtgtcttttcccccatatcccactGCAGATTTTGGTTTGTACAGGCCATCTCCCTCTGCTTGCCTTTGGTTGTGTACGTCATGTATGTGGCTCACAGGGTGCCTATGCAAAATGCAAAAGAAAACTCTCAGCAGCATCCCCAAAACCTGATCAAAACTTCATCAGTCACAAAACTACAAGAGGTGCCAGGTGGAAGGACTTCTTTAACTGGGAAAAGTTATGAGACAGATCTGCATTTGGAGGACAGCTATGGTGAAACCAAGGCAGTAAATGAGGATCTCACAATAAGGCAAAGAATTCTTAATTTCAGTGGGGCATATGTGCTTCAGTTACTTCTGAGGACTTTATTGGAGGCAGGATTTGGGGTTGGCCAATATTACTTGTTTGGACTTTTTGTTCCAAATAAGTTTGTTTGCTCCAGTTATCCGTGTGCCAACAGAGTTACCTGTTATCCTTCCAGACCCACTGAGAAAATGCTGCTGGTTAATTTTATGCTTGGAGTCACTGGATTCTCCTTTCTGCTGAACTTTGTAGATCTGATTTATGTGATTAAGAAGGCTTCAAAACAAAGCAAGAAGAATAAGTTGCTGATGAAGAATTTTTATCAAGAAGAGCCATTTCATGATATCCCAAGTGACACCCATGTGCTTCCTGAACACAAAGTAGTTCAAGAGTACGGAATGCATGTGCGGGAAAGGCGAGAGAGTGGTACAAGCACAGGCAGTGAAGCATCTTCCAAAATCCAGCAGCAGGAAGGAACCGTTATACGCTCGGAGATCCTGTCAGAGAACATGGCCCTCTCCAACACTAACAGCAACAACACACACCTCACCATGGTCACATCAAGCCCCGTATCCATGGAAGGATCCGCTGACAAAGATGGCAGCAAGTTGGTCCTCTGTGAGTGTGAGAAGGGGACCACTGCTCATTCATTCAACAGGTATACGGCAGCCTTGCCGGATCAGCAAGGCTCCAGATTACGTCAACACACACTGCAGAAGCCCTTCGAGTCTCCATCAATCAACAGCCAACTGATAGAGGAGTACAGACTTGTTTATATGCAGGCTAAAGACATGCAGTCAAATTCCAGTACAGGTAGTAGGAGAAAGAAATCTGAATGGGTTTGA